TCTTTCTACGCTTATATGGTGGAAAGAATTTACCATTGCTGGTGAAGCTCTGCAGACGCTTCCTACCGAACTTAAAATGGCGACCATCTTCGTGCTTATGCTTCTTGTGAGAGGAGTTGAAAGTTTTTCTTGATTTCTCATTCTCCTTTTTATTGATCTGACCCACTTTAGTGGGACGATCAATTTGTGCAGATGACATCTTGTAAATTCTGTGAACataaaataactaaataaaaaatCTAATCTTATATTACAGTAAACATTTATTAAAAACAACAATACGATAACAATTTGAAAATGGCGGGAATGGAGTTCGGCCAAAAGCATGTAATAATTGCAATGATAACTCGAATTATACATACcaaatgtatacaaattctAAAAATCGAATATATAACTTAGAAACCAAACGGTAAATTGACACGAATAGAACATTAAATTAAACGGAATTCAATTTACGAAACGGAGGTGCGTAGAAAAAGATGTTAATGCTCACTTTTAAATCGCACACTTTTGTCTTACACAGAAGTCAAGAGTCCGTTATTGCAATAAAATAACATGCAAATGTTCTCACATTTTCGTTCATAATATGGAAGATAGCGAGTTTATTGGGCAGACCGATCGTTTGTCCCACGGATTCTTTACGTCGACAAAACGTACGGCGTTCTAGGTGAATTTATCGTTCCCGCGATCGCGCATGCGCAGAAAATGGTTTATGCGTTCTGTAAACGGATGGTCGCCAATGCCCCAAGTTTTCCTTCGATGTTTCACCCCTTAAATGCCAGACTAACCAAGCAAACTTACCTTCAATCGTTTCGCAGACGGTTCCGGTTTCACCTCGACGTAATTTTCGCTCGCATTAAGCACAAAAATACGGGTTAATCGCAGGATACACGACGCAGCCAGCTCAGGACCCTCGTTGTGCGCCCATCAACGATGGCGAATAGCTGCTTCGCTTGCCTCGCTCAAACTCCATTTTCTATGTGGCCACCCGAGGGAGCCGAGCGTCACTTCGGCAATTTTCGGAAGCGAAACACAATTTGATCGGGTCATGGCAATTTTCCGAGCGCAGCGCGAATAGAAAATCATTGGGAAACCGTAAAAACTTCTAAACGAAATTCCCAGCCTCGAATCACGCGATATAAAGAATTACAAACATCGTGATATGAAAAATCTGTGTAAACATACATAGAGTGACGGTTGACGTGCTTTATCTTTCCCGTAAGCCGTAAAAGTATCGCGAATATAGATAcatcgatttttttttaattactatTACTCCGTGGATATTTGTGCAAAATTCTTTCTTGCTTTAATAATTTCGCTAAATCGAAGTTATTGTGGATATTAATATGTCtatgttttttaaatattttttctttctttgaaATTTCGtctgttttatattattgtgTCATTTCTAAAAATAATGTTGAACATGAAAATGATGGGACTTGGATACATAATACGTAGAAcgataatatagtatagtgtGTTCACATACACACGTGTATGTTACCATAGAGAACTCGGTGTTAGTCATGTATATGCACTCATACGCCAATGTTAATAGAAATGATGCAAGCAGTCATTTTTAGTAAACGATTGTAGTACTCTGACAGCAGAATATTATTTCatctaaaatttaatttatactGACTTttaaatttgaagaaaattgcAACAGTATTTTACGTAACTGTTACTAATGAATCAATGTTTAAAGCAATTGATTTTTTATAAAGTACTTTTTTATAAATTCCTATCCGTTATAACAGttgtttttttaaatagtacTAACGAATCGGATTGAACCGCGCGCAACGTAATATCAACCGACCAATCGCAGCTTTGGCGCCATTTGCTAAATTTTGAAGAGCAAATGATACTTTTCATATCGAGCGTTTTATCACGCGCGAGGACTGGACAAATAATGTATCAATAGGTCAAAAAAATTACGTGTGAAATATTAGTGAAAATAGTACGGTTattcaatgaatttttaaaCGACATACTTTGTGCGCTTAGCGATTGTTATTAGATCCAAATTTTCATTGGTTCCTACGACACACCGTGCGAGACGTTGTGAGAACCCCGTTACAAACGCGGCGGGTTTATCGTTCACTCAGAAATTTTCTCTTTCGCGCCGATTTTTTTTTCATAACAAAATTGCGCTGTTATCTGGTTAATAAACTATTATTTTTCTGTAGCGTTGTTTTTCCAAAACAGTTGTCGTTTCCTTCAGTTGTATTCGATCAAACGTTTAATTTTTACGGGACCAACACAGAGGCAGGATATGCAGCGTAAAAATTGTCTGTTCGAACGATTGGGATCAAAGCATCAAACGCCCCAGATGCTGTTCAAGAAATCGGAATTCGGACAGGTGGAGTATAATGTGCCGGCAGATAAGTTGCCTCAGGTAATGTCATAGGAAAAAAATAATGTCGACCTATTCAcgttacatatatttatttatttttacattggCAAAATCGCCATGTCTGTTTTTAGTTCAATTTCTTCCCTAAAAGTCTGTGCGACAGTGAAATACGTAACTCCTCGTTCTTCGCGACGCCACCGATGGAAAAAAAGCCCGTCGTGACGCCGAAAGCGCCGGTGAAAAACAAAAAAGAATCCAAAAGGGCGGACCTGAAGCCGAAAAGGTTGCAGTACACTGAGGAGGAGCTGGACAATGACTACAAGCGAAATGGCACAGACACTGTGTCTGAAAAGTCGGGCAACATGTTGCTTTGCAAACATGACACAGTAAAATGTAATAGTGTCGATATGACGCGGAAACAGATCACTAGATCACACACAAAGCTAGACAAAATTAAGACACAAACTAATGACAAAGAGAACGACAGTAATGCTATAGATAATAATTCGAGGAATCCGTCGAACGTTAGGAATAATTTAACACTGGAATCGACTATAGGTAGGTGTACAAAGAATGAGCAAAAACGCACTTCAGCGTTAAGAGACACCAATATCAAAGACAAATTGACCCACTTTCGGCTATAACAGTGTATGGTCTAGCTGTTACTTTAATTGTAGAAGTATGTTACCATTAAGGATAAAGATTGTAATAAGATATTGTATGATACAATGCCGTTTTCTAAGCTGATAGATTGTAACAAGTAAAAATTTGAGCACACCTGGAATGCATCAAATAGTTTACTTTAGTTTTAGTACAGTGGTAGATTTAGTATATTTGTTTGTTCTACAGTATTTGATTCTCACTCGGAGAAACTGTCTCAAAGCAGCGACCTTTTAGATTGGAAAGGTAAATTGCATTGGCTGCAGGCTAGAAGAGACGTTGGTATGTGGATTCAGTGCGATAGAAACAATTGTAAGAAATGGAGATATGTTGAAGACTATCATGACCCAGTAGATGTACCAAACATTTGGTACTGCAGTATGAACTCTGGtgtgaaaatatttttgttagcTTCTTTTAAATGTTTGGTGAAATAGGCGTGTTTTATACTACAGTATTATTGCCTAATTTTACAGATAAGTCAATAGCATCTTGTGCTATTCCAGAAGTGCCTAAAACATCTGCAATAGAGGCTGATTTAATTGAAAATTGCTATAACGCTGGTAGCATTGTGTGGGCTCATATTTGTGGGTTTCCATGGTGGCCTGCAATAGTTTGCGATAGTCCTGAAACATTTCAGTACTATAAATTACGTAAAAATTCTGCCATACCCGTAAGTTTTAATGTTTACTTAATTATGAAGtctttttatattaaataataactaCTCGTGCAATTTTCAGAGTCAATATTTTGTCACATTCTTCAATGATAAACTTGAATGCGCGTGGATTCGCAAACACAACCTTAAATCATTTGCAAAAACCAAATATAGCACACTTATCACCAAGGTAtttaattattgataataataagtgTATGTACCATAACTTATAGTAATTTTTATTACAGACGAAGTTTGGTAAAGTTGACTACAAAAGTGCCCTGGACAAAGGATATGAAACTGCTTTAAATGCTCTTTCATTGTCCATCTCTAAGAGATTGCAAAAATTTAGTTTTCTGGCATTATATGAAAAATTGTACGATGTTAATAACAACACAAATGAGCCAGCCGACACGACAGAAGATAAAATGGAGACGAATTCCGACGACGAAATACCTCCCACGAATCCTCCGAATTCTCTTTCGCTAAAGGATTATTATTTCACCATACTGCGCAAAATGCAAGACTACAAGAGTCTTCGATATTAGTACATCAAAAGAAACGTCTCATTTTCCGTATAAATTACCTGGAACCATGTAAGTACACACAATAATATTCACATGTAACAAACATAATATGGCAGTAGACATTTTCTACATGACGTCGTCAGAGTAGATTCCTATATTACCAGAAAGTAGTAAAATCAAATATAGATCATTCAGTATACTACTTAATCGGCTCTCCGATCGAGAGGTTACATGTTTAATTGCTACCACGCTCCACAAGAGAGCAGCACTGACACCGCGCACCGAAAGATCActtcttattttcgaaacctaGAATTGTTGATACGACAAActgaaacaaataattaaaaggaattttaaggaattttcaaGAACTTACATTACAATTGTTATTCTATTTATAACAAGCCTTATCAAGCATTTTACATTGTACATAGACGTTCCTAACGAATTTCGTTGGTATATTATTTTTTGTAATGCCATGCCTCTATGTACCTCGAGGCAGCCACTATCTTCAAAAAAGATGATAAGAAGTACATATAATATACTCGTCTTTTAACGCAACGATGTCTTGTATCCTGAACAACTTTTTCTAGTCCTAGTTCCCTATCTGAAGCAGCGGGGTTATCAATATATCTTGTTTGGGTCGAGAGATAAGCTTCTGGAGAGTTTGCTTCATAGCTACCACAAATTTCACTGTCAAGTAAATGATGGAATAAACCGTACACCGAGATTCGTTAGAGACTCAAAAATTTCCATATCACCAATATGGCGGCGTAGATCCTTAAAGGGTAGCTTTTAAATTGTTCTGTTTGCAAGAACACGTgtgaaaattgttaaataaaatgtAGGAGCGAGTAGTCAGGTACTTGCCTGTTAATTTGAGGGTAAAGTGGAGGACCATTTGGTGTGACCAATCAGTGTTCCTCGGTTGATGCTCGCCGTTCGAAACGTTTTCTCAGCGGAAATCGTGCGTACATAAAACGCTTGTAAATCGACATGTTAATGTAGTGCAAAGTTCATCGGGGTCTTGGGGTCAGTCCGACGTCAGCGGATGCGGAGACCCTCGTCGTGGCGAACTGCGTCCATATTTGCGTATTCCTTGCCGATATATTCTTATATTGCCCATGTGGGAACGAATTCCCATAGATAGGAAAAGCCTCCTCTTCTACCGCTCTCCTGAAAATTATATCcatccgcaaacaaaatttgatttcaaATAACCAAGACAATTCAGACCGACATCTTGAGGTCTCTGACTGCCTCAGCAAAATTTCCTGTACTTTGCATCACATGATAATTGCAAATACCGAGGTTTCTTATCTTGTTCCGAACAGTTTAATTTTGTAGTTCTAAACTATGTACATACGTACAGCCAGTTTCCATCACTCGCGCTTCATTTGACTGCATCTTGATGCATCTACGCGTACCTAAAAATATTTTGGTAAATTTTTGTAGCATCTCTGGAAGGTTCCCGGGATTACTCGATacagttttaaaaaatattccacAATCTCGGGACGGAATGAAACGAATCGGAATTTTGTCTCGGCCGTCACGATGACCCAAGAGCTCCGCTCCGATCCTTCGCAGTTAACACTCcccagaaagaaagaaaaaaggaaaacgaTAACCCCAGATACCGAAGCGGGCACATACGTGTCCGTTATCGTCCTCGTAATAGTCGGACGATCGTGTTGCTAACTGAGTACTCGGGTTATCTGCTCTGTCTGTCCTTCTTACAATTTCGTTACGTTTCAACCACGCATTTCCTCCCGCCTCTCGCCGTTTTTCACGCCGGAAACGGTCATTAATTTCACGGCAATAATCACCGGGCGATTACCGATCGTTATCGTTTCCCCGGACCTTTTTATTCGCCAAGTAAATAAGATCGGTTTCGTGTAATACGTTACCGTTTCCAACGTTCCTCGCACGGATCGGCAGGCGATCGGTCTGCCGCTCGTTACCACGTTGGAAAATAAAACGAAGGTTGGCACTAGGTCAGAAGGTTGTAACGCCCGCGCGCGACTCTATAAATAGCCCACTGTATCGAATTAAACAAAGATCCGCCGAAGTACATTTCATTTTCTGAAACGAATCGCCTGTATTGTTTTGGCATCGCCAGAAATAAATTTTGTGAAATCTGTACGTGTTTCTTCAATAAAACGCTTACTCCACTTTTCGCGACCGGCATCTTGCAAGCTATTAGGCAGGAATGTCCCAATTATCCCCCACAGATAATCACCGGGGGGTGAATATCTCGTACACACCGAAACTATTTCGGTGTACCCCGGAGGGTCccgtatatattt
The window above is part of the Megalopta genalis isolate 19385.01 chromosome 2, iyMegGena1_principal, whole genome shotgun sequence genome. Proteins encoded here:
- the LOC117225323 gene encoding uncharacterized protein LOC117225323: MQRKNCLFERLGSKHQTPQMLFKKSEFGQVEYNVPADKLPQFNFFPKSLCDSEIRNSSFFATPPMEKKPVVTPKAPVKNKKESKRADLKPKRLQYTEEELDNDYKRNGTDTVSEKSGNMLLCKHDTVKCNSVDMTRKQITRSHTKLDKIKTQTNDKENDSNAIDNNSRNPSNVRNNLTLESTIVFDSHSEKLSQSSDLLDWKGKLHWLQARRDVGMWIQCDRNNCKKWRYVEDYHDPVDVPNIWYCSMNSDKSIASCAIPEVPKTSAIEADLIENCYNAGSIVWAHICGFPWWPAIVCDSPETFQYYKLRKNSAIPSQYFVTFFNDKLECAWIRKHNLKSFAKTKYSTLITKTKFGKVDYKSALDKGYETALNALSLSISKRLQKFSFLALYEKLYDVNNNTNEPADTTEDKMETNSDDEIPPTNPPNSLSLKDYYFTILRKMQDYKSLRY